A region from the Drosophila bipectinata strain 14024-0381.07 chromosome 3R, DbipHiC1v2, whole genome shotgun sequence genome encodes:
- the LOC108129815 gene encoding cilia- and flagella-associated protein 36: MSVEDSWVFDSLVCFLHGPVWNAPLQTFIEQKSLVFDPNLQVDETNPDILQIHEEYKNLVDYMLGSFMEEMQITPEQFEMACLEGRQQGQGENPFQFHQVLFQQIWAANDLKIFIRMMTQRNVELQLQALDLIEKNQLAHNSGEEGDGQHQAETASDQGDSPSEVEQLIAKTVADELESPEAALTPDQDTNLDLVNDKFQRLNLFFEQEDQVDPNDMVSRQEYLRQQRDKIVEIKKQTRAKQLQETMSKGTPHAPEGARPSSALVAQQLLENGGRTKELSVPAPLESEENAALQLRRNLARRLRNEVVEQK; encoded by the exons ATGTCGGTTGAGGACTCTTGGGTTTTTGATTCGCTGGTGTGTTTTTTGCACGGACCCGTGTGGAATGCGCCCCTCCAGACCTTCATTGAGCAGAAATCCCTAG TCTTCGATCCAAACCTGCAGGTGGACGAAACCAATCCCGACATCCTCCAGATCCACGAAGAGTACAAGAACCTGGTGGACTACATGCTCGGTAGTTTCATGGAAGAGATGCAGATAACGCCGGAGCAGTTTGAAATGGCCTGTCTGGAGGGTCGACAGCAGGGTCAGGGCGAGAATCCCTTCCAGTTTCATCAGGTCCTGTTCCAGCAG ATTTGGGCGGCCAACGACCTGAAGATATTTATTCGCATGATGACGCAACGCAACGTGGAACTCCAGCTACAGGCCCTGGATCTCATCGAGAAAAATCAATTAGCCCATAATTCCGGCGAGGAAGGGGATGGTCAGCACCAAGCGGAAACGGCTTCGGATCAGGG TGATTCCCCCTCAGAAGTGGAGCAATTGATAGCCAAGACAGTGGCCGACGAATTGGAGAGCCCCGAGGCTGCCCTCACTCCCGACCAGGACACTAATCTCGATCTAGTCAACGACAAATTCCAGCGCCTTAACTTGTTTTTTGAGCAGGAGGACCAGGTGGACCCCAATGATATGGTGTCGCGACAGGAGTACCTTCGCCAGCAGCGCGACAAAATAGTGGAAATTAAGAAGCAAACACGGGCCAAGCAGTTGCAAGAGACCATGTCTAAGGGCACGCCACATGCTCCCGAAGGTGCTCGTCCCAGCTCAGCCCTGGTAGCCCAGCAGCTCCTGGAGAACGGTGGCCGAACCAAGGAGTTGTCGGTGCCAGCTCCTCTAGAGAGTGAGGAAAACGCTGCCCTCCAGTTGAGACGAAACTTGGCCAGACGCTTGCGCAACGAAGTGGTGGAGCAAAAGTAA